From the genome of Bradyrhizobium elkanii USDA 76, one region includes:
- a CDS encoding A24 family peptidase, with amino-acid sequence MILDIARLMLFPALMAFAAASDLLTMTIPNRISLALVAGFFVLAPLTGMGVHEILTHAGAGALVLVVAFGMFAMGWVGGGDAKVAAAAGLWFGFEHLLPYLVFASLFGGALTVLLLQLRQWPLPYPLASQAWLSRLHDKQTGIPYGIALALGALLIYPETDWIKTIDLAHFAMR; translated from the coding sequence ATGATCCTCGACATCGCACGCTTGATGCTGTTTCCGGCCCTGATGGCCTTTGCGGCGGCGAGCGATCTCTTGACCATGACGATCCCGAACCGGATTTCGCTGGCACTGGTGGCGGGCTTCTTTGTCCTGGCGCCGCTGACCGGGATGGGCGTCCACGAGATCCTCACCCATGCCGGCGCAGGCGCGCTGGTTCTCGTGGTGGCGTTCGGCATGTTCGCGATGGGCTGGGTCGGCGGCGGAGACGCCAAGGTCGCGGCCGCGGCCGGCCTGTGGTTCGGGTTCGAGCATCTGCTGCCCTATCTGGTCTTTGCGTCGCTGTTCGGTGGTGCGCTGACCGTGCTCTTGCTGCAGCTGCGGCAATGGCCTCTGCCCTACCCGCTCGCGTCCCAGGCCTGGCTCAGCCGCCTGCACGACAAGCAGACCGGAATTCCCTACGGCATCGCGCTCGCCCTCGGCGCCCTCCTGATCTATCCCGAGACGGACTGGATCAAGACGATCGATCTCGCGCACTTCGCCATGCGTTGA
- a CDS encoding pilus assembly protein N-terminal domain-containing protein has translation MSFQSQRIRAVARIGFISLAAAVLLWPAFATAAPDPDRIAVNVDQAKLVKLPGGISTIVVGNPLIADVTLQNGGVVVVTGKGYGATNFIALDRSGQVLVDRQIQVEGPTDQLVTVYRGVDRETYSCMPVCQRRITLGDGETYFKSTMDQAGSLNSQASGSGAAAKPQN, from the coding sequence ATGTCGTTTCAGTCCCAGCGTATTCGCGCCGTCGCGCGCATCGGATTCATCTCGCTGGCCGCAGCCGTTCTGCTGTGGCCCGCATTCGCAACGGCAGCGCCGGATCCGGACCGGATTGCGGTCAATGTCGATCAGGCCAAGCTCGTCAAGCTGCCCGGCGGCATCTCCACCATCGTGGTCGGCAACCCGCTGATCGCTGACGTCACCCTGCAGAATGGCGGCGTTGTCGTCGTGACCGGCAAGGGCTACGGCGCGACCAACTTCATCGCACTCGACCGCTCCGGCCAGGTGCTGGTGGATCGCCAGATCCAGGTCGAGGGTCCGACCGACCAGCTTGTTACCGTCTATCGCGGCGTCGATCGCGAGACCTACAGCTGCATGCCGGTCTGCCAGCGCCGCATCACCCTCGGCGACGGCGAGACCTACTTCAAGTCGACCATGGATCAGGCAGGCTCGCTCAACAGCCAGGCCTCCGGCTCGGGCGCGGCCGCGAAGCCGCAGAACTAG
- a CDS encoding TadE/TadG family type IV pilus assembly protein: MPLPAHSFARLLHRFRRNRRGATAVEFAMVAPLFFGLLFAIIEVAMIFFASQVLETVTQDSARMIMTGQAQGASYTQQQFKNFVCGQVSALFDCANGISVDVRSYPAATGFSSVNIAPPIDSNNAFIPTMKWCPGKDGDVVVVRLFYQWPLFVTKLGFNVANLANGKRLLTATATFKNEPSGTAGATCS; encoded by the coding sequence ATGCCGCTGCCCGCTCATTCTTTTGCGCGCCTCCTCCATCGCTTTCGCAGAAACCGCCGCGGCGCGACCGCGGTCGAATTCGCGATGGTCGCGCCGCTGTTTTTCGGACTGCTGTTTGCGATCATCGAAGTGGCGATGATCTTCTTCGCGAGCCAGGTGCTGGAGACGGTGACGCAGGATTCGGCGCGCATGATCATGACCGGTCAGGCGCAGGGCGCAAGCTATACCCAGCAGCAGTTCAAGAACTTCGTCTGCGGCCAGGTCAGCGCGCTGTTCGATTGCGCCAACGGCATATCGGTCGACGTGCGCAGCTATCCCGCTGCGACGGGCTTCAGCAGCGTCAACATCGCGCCTCCGATCGATTCCAACAACGCATTCATTCCGACCATGAAATGGTGTCCCGGCAAGGACGGCGACGTCGTGGTGGTCCGGCTGTTCTATCAGTGGCCGCTGTTCGTCACCAAGCTTGGCTTCAATGTCGCCAACCTCGCCAACGGCAAGCGGCTGCTGACCGCGACCGCGACATTCAAGAACGAGCCATCCGGGACCGCCGGGGCGACATGCTCATGA
- a CDS encoding Flp family type IVb pilin: MKNLVSRFVKDESGATAIEYGLIATGIAIAIIAAVNGVGTKLSGTFNSISGSLK, translated from the coding sequence ATGAAGAACCTCGTTTCGCGCTTCGTGAAGGACGAATCGGGCGCGACCGCCATCGAGTACGGCCTGATCGCCACCGGTATCGCCATCGCGATCATCGCTGCAGTCAACGGCGTCGGCACGAAGCTCTCGGGTACCTTCAACTCGATCTCGGGCTCGCTGAAGTAA
- the urtB gene encoding urea ABC transporter permease subunit UrtB: protein MPALAGPFEDSVAKFANDEFSDTEAAIGEVAASGNALASPIISALQDGRLSADPDSKKVFITQADGKIVDATTGAAVDKLPDNAAAVRLNNRLRRTVEAALGGLTLLSPDPAKRLAAAQSVFKSHEENLLPTAEGALAKESVKSIKQAFAEARAAIILFKSDASDSDKLDAVAVVKARGDQEALALLTGLGDQPPLVAQAAATAVTSIQSNLAMWSMVQNAWYGLSLGSVLLLAAIGLAITFGVMGVINMAHGEMVMLGAYTTFVVQEVIRTRYPALFDYSLLIAVPLAFLVAGLIGVVIERTIIRFLYGRPLETLLATWGLSLVLQQAVRTAFGPTNREVGNPSWMSGAFELGQITITYNRLWILCFTLAVFAILLAMLRYTALGLEMRAVTQNRRMAASMGIATSRVDALTFGLGSGIAGIAGVALSQIDNVSPNLGQSYIIDSFMVVVFGGVGNLWGTLVGAFTLGIANKFLEPVAGAVLGKIAILVLIILFIQKRPRGLFALKGRAVEA from the coding sequence ATGCCGGCGCTGGCTGGCCCGTTCGAGGATTCGGTCGCCAAATTCGCCAATGACGAGTTCTCCGACACGGAGGCTGCGATCGGAGAGGTCGCGGCATCGGGCAATGCGCTCGCCTCGCCGATCATCAGCGCGCTGCAGGACGGCCGGCTGTCGGCCGATCCCGACAGCAAGAAGGTCTTCATCACCCAGGCCGACGGCAAGATCGTCGACGCCACCACGGGGGCCGCTGTCGACAAGCTGCCCGACAACGCCGCCGCCGTTCGCCTCAACAACCGCCTGCGCCGCACCGTGGAAGCCGCGCTCGGCGGCCTGACCTTGCTCTCGCCCGATCCGGCCAAGCGGCTGGCGGCGGCGCAATCGGTGTTCAAGAGCCACGAGGAGAACCTGCTGCCGACGGCCGAGGGCGCGCTCGCCAAGGAGAGCGTCAAGTCGATCAAGCAGGCTTTCGCCGAGGCGCGCGCCGCCATCATCCTGTTCAAGTCGGATGCATCCGACAGCGACAAGCTCGACGCCGTCGCCGTGGTCAAGGCGCGCGGCGACCAGGAGGCGCTGGCGCTGCTCACCGGCCTCGGCGATCAGCCGCCGCTGGTCGCCCAGGCGGCGGCAACCGCCGTCACCTCGATCCAGAGCAATCTCGCGATGTGGTCGATGGTGCAGAATGCCTGGTACGGCCTGTCGCTCGGCTCGGTGCTGCTGCTCGCCGCGATCGGGCTTGCCATCACCTTCGGCGTGATGGGCGTCATCAACATGGCGCATGGCGAGATGGTGATGCTCGGGGCCTACACCACTTTTGTGGTGCAGGAGGTGATCCGCACCCGCTATCCCGCACTGTTCGACTATTCGCTTCTGATCGCGGTGCCGCTCGCCTTCCTGGTCGCCGGCTTGATCGGTGTCGTGATCGAGCGCACCATCATCCGCTTCCTCTATGGCCGTCCGCTGGAGACGCTGCTCGCGACCTGGGGCCTGTCGCTGGTGTTGCAGCAGGCGGTGCGCACCGCGTTCGGTCCGACCAACCGCGAGGTCGGCAACCCGTCCTGGATGAGCGGTGCCTTCGAGCTCGGCCAGATCACCATCACCTATAACCGGCTCTGGATCCTCTGCTTCACGCTCGCGGTGTTTGCCATCCTGCTGGCGATGCTGCGCTACACCGCGCTCGGACTCGAGATGCGCGCGGTGACCCAGAACCGCCGCATGGCGGCCTCGATGGGGATCGCCACCTCGCGCGTCGACGCGCTGACCTTCGGCCTCGGCTCGGGGATCGCCGGCATCGCCGGCGTGGCGCTGTCGCAGATCGACAATGTCAGCCCGAATCTCGGCCAGAGCTACATCATCGACAGCTTCATGGTCGTGGTGTTCGGCGGCGTCGGCAATCTCTGGGGCACGCTGGTCGGCGCCTTCACGCTCGGCATCGCCAACAAGTTCCTGGAGCCTGTCGCGGGCGCGGTGCTCGGCAAGATCGCGATCCTGGTGCTGATCATCCTGTTCATCCAGAAGCGGCCGCGCGGCCTGTTCGCGCTCAAGGGGCGGGCGGTGGAAGCATGA
- a CDS encoding cold-shock protein has protein sequence MSMGTVKWFNATKGYGFIQPDEGGNDVFVHISAVERAGLGTLREGQKISYEIVADRRSGKSSADNLRAAG, from the coding sequence GTGAGCATGGGAACCGTGAAGTGGTTTAACGCGACCAAGGGCTACGGCTTCATCCAGCCGGATGAAGGCGGGAACGACGTGTTCGTGCACATCAGTGCAGTCGAGCGCGCCGGCCTTGGCACTCTGCGTGAAGGCCAGAAGATCTCCTACGAGATCGTGGCTGACCGCCGTTCCGGCAAATCCTCGGCCGACAATCTGCGCGCCGCCGGATAA
- the urtA gene encoding urea ABC transporter substrate-binding protein yields the protein MTRRRALAATAGLVLGLAASSSLAPAQAADDTIKVGILHSLSGTMAISETTLKDTILFLIDEQNKKGGVLGKKLEPVVVDPASNWPLFAEKARELITKDKVAVVFGCWTSVSRKSVLPVFKELNNILFYPVQYEGEESERNVFYTGAAPNQQAIPAVDYLMKEEKVKRWVLAGTDYVYPRTTNKILEAYLKSKGVAQDDIMINYTPFGHSDWQTIVADIKKFGSAGKKTAVVSTINGDANVPFYKELGNQGIKATDIPVVAFSVGEEELAGIDTKPLLGHLAAWNYFESIKTPENEKFIKAWQAYTKNPKRVTNDPMEAHVIGFDMWVKAVEKVKSTDPDKVIDALPGIEAKNLTGGTSKMLPNHHITKPVFIGEIKGNGQFDVVWKTPGLVAGDAWSKELEGSKDLIGDWVGKKCGNYNTKTNKCGGQGS from the coding sequence ATGACCCGCCGCCGCGCGCTCGCGGCGACGGCCGGCCTGGTTTTGGGTCTGGCTGCGTCCTCGTCCCTCGCGCCCGCGCAAGCGGCTGACGACACCATCAAGGTTGGCATCCTTCACTCGCTGTCGGGCACCATGGCCATCAGCGAAACCACGCTGAAGGACACGATCCTTTTCCTGATCGACGAGCAGAACAAGAAGGGCGGCGTGCTCGGCAAGAAGCTCGAGCCCGTCGTGGTCGACCCCGCCTCGAACTGGCCGCTGTTCGCCGAAAAGGCCCGCGAGCTGATCACCAAGGACAAGGTCGCGGTCGTGTTCGGCTGCTGGACCTCGGTGTCGCGCAAATCCGTGCTCCCGGTGTTCAAGGAGCTGAACAACATCCTGTTCTACCCGGTGCAGTATGAGGGCGAGGAGTCCGAGCGCAACGTGTTCTACACCGGCGCCGCGCCGAACCAGCAGGCGATCCCGGCGGTCGACTATCTGATGAAGGAAGAGAAAGTGAAGCGCTGGGTGCTGGCCGGCACCGACTACGTCTATCCGCGCACCACCAACAAGATCCTGGAAGCCTATCTGAAGTCGAAGGGCGTCGCCCAGGACGACATCATGATCAACTACACGCCGTTCGGTCACTCCGACTGGCAGACGATCGTGGCCGACATCAAGAAGTTCGGCTCGGCCGGCAAGAAGACCGCGGTGGTCTCCACCATCAACGGCGACGCCAACGTTCCGTTCTACAAGGAGCTCGGCAACCAGGGCATCAAGGCGACCGATATCCCGGTGGTCGCGTTCTCGGTCGGCGAAGAAGAGCTCGCCGGCATCGACACCAAGCCGCTGCTCGGCCATCTCGCCGCCTGGAACTACTTCGAGTCGATCAAGACGCCCGAGAACGAGAAGTTCATCAAGGCGTGGCAGGCCTACACCAAGAATCCGAAGCGCGTGACCAACGATCCGATGGAAGCGCACGTGATCGGCTTCGACATGTGGGTCAAGGCGGTCGAGAAGGTGAAGTCGACCGATCCCGACAAGGTGATCGACGCGCTGCCCGGCATCGAAGCCAAGAACCTGACCGGCGGCACCTCGAAGATGCTGCCGAACCACCACATCACCAAGCCGGTGTTCATCGGCGAGATCAAGGGCAACGGCCAGTTCGACGTGGTGTGGAAGACCCCGGGCCTGGTTGCCGGCGATGCCTGGTCGAAGGAGCTCGAGGGCTCCAAGGACCTGATCGGTGATTGGGTCGGCAAGAAGTGCGGCAATTACAACACCAAGACCAACAAGTGCGGCGGCCAGGGCTCCTGA
- the cpaB gene encoding Flp pilus assembly protein CpaB, producing the protein MDKARILVLAIAGCAGLAALYLASGSDDKPAAPPPVAQLPTVDILVARSDIGLGQAVKAEDLQWQTWPAATASASFMRKDSHADAIKDVTGSIARAPFIQGEPIREQKLVKADGSGFMAAILPSGMRAVSTEISPETGAGGFILPNDRVDVLLSKRDKNPDRNAADIVNSEVILTNIRVLAIDQAPKEKDGTNALIGKTVTLELKPDQTETLARARQSGVLSLALRSIADNNGTDVRTDDNHQRRGETINVIRFGVANQATMQK; encoded by the coding sequence ATGGATAAGGCCCGCATTCTGGTCCTGGCAATTGCAGGCTGCGCCGGCCTTGCGGCGCTTTATTTGGCGAGCGGAAGCGACGACAAGCCGGCGGCTCCTCCGCCGGTTGCGCAGCTGCCGACCGTCGACATCCTGGTCGCACGTAGCGACATCGGCCTCGGCCAGGCAGTGAAGGCCGAAGATCTGCAGTGGCAGACCTGGCCGGCGGCGACCGCCAGCGCCAGCTTCATGCGCAAGGACAGCCACGCCGACGCCATCAAGGACGTCACCGGCTCGATCGCGCGCGCCCCGTTCATCCAGGGCGAGCCGATCCGCGAGCAGAAGCTCGTCAAGGCCGACGGAAGCGGCTTCATGGCCGCGATCCTGCCGAGCGGCATGCGGGCGGTATCGACTGAAATCTCGCCCGAGACCGGTGCCGGCGGCTTCATCCTGCCGAACGACCGGGTCGACGTCCTGCTGTCGAAGCGGGACAAGAATCCCGACCGCAACGCCGCCGACATCGTCAATTCCGAGGTCATCCTGACCAATATCCGCGTCCTTGCGATCGACCAGGCGCCGAAGGAGAAGGACGGCACCAACGCACTGATCGGCAAGACGGTGACGCTGGAGCTGAAGCCTGACCAGACCGAGACTCTGGCGCGCGCGCGCCAGAGCGGCGTCCTGTCGCTGGCGCTGCGCAGCATCGCCGACAACAACGGGACCGACGTCAGGACCGACGACAACCACCAAAGACGCGGTGAGACCATCAACGTCATCCGCTTTGGCGTTGCCAACCAGGCAACGATGCAGAAGTGA
- a CDS encoding DEAD/DEAH box helicase, which yields MGRDDDGFYGKNHLLTSFQDFGLADPIARALREENYLTPTPIQAQTIPLALAGRDVVGIAQTGTGKTASFALPILHRLLENRVRPQPKSCRVLVLSPTRELSGQILDSFNTYGRHIRLSSALAIGGVPMGRQVRAVMQGVEVMVATPGRLLDLVHSNGLKLNQVEFLVLDEADRMLDMGFINDIRKIVAKLPIRRQTLFFSATMPKDIAELAEAMLRDPARVAVTPVASTVDRIAQRAIQVDFAAKPTVLAQLLKQEPVNRALVFTRTKHGADKVVKSLAKAGIEANAIHGNKSQNHRERTLAAFRSGEIRTLVATDIAARGIDVDGVSHVVNFDLPNIPETYVHRIGRTARAGADGVAISLIAGAEEMGYLRDIERLIRITVPREDRRTQGGREAAAPAQATHPHRGGRSAPRAHNVRGNEAAPGAKGPRRRRRRGGNNGAPQTSRGESPRPSQAGNSEGIQGVAFLHRESRPNPQHNRNNRPKH from the coding sequence ATGGGCCGGGACGACGACGGCTTTTATGGAAAGAACCACCTTTTGACCTCCTTTCAGGATTTCGGCCTCGCCGATCCCATCGCCCGCGCGCTTCGAGAAGAGAATTATCTCACGCCGACCCCCATCCAGGCCCAGACCATCCCGCTAGCCCTTGCCGGCCGCGACGTCGTCGGCATCGCCCAGACCGGTACCGGCAAGACCGCCTCCTTCGCGCTGCCGATCCTGCACCGGCTGCTTGAAAACCGCGTCCGCCCGCAGCCCAAGAGCTGCCGCGTGCTGGTGCTCTCGCCGACCCGCGAACTGTCCGGCCAGATCCTCGACAGCTTCAACACCTATGGCCGCCACATCCGGCTGTCCTCGGCGCTCGCCATCGGCGGCGTGCCGATGGGCCGCCAGGTCCGCGCCGTGATGCAGGGCGTCGAGGTCATGGTCGCCACCCCCGGCCGCCTGCTCGACCTCGTGCACAGCAACGGCCTGAAGCTCAACCAGGTCGAGTTCCTGGTGCTCGATGAGGCCGACCGCATGCTCGACATGGGCTTCATCAACGACATAAGGAAAATCGTCGCCAAGCTGCCGATCCGGCGCCAGACGCTGTTCTTCTCGGCCACCATGCCCAAGGACATCGCCGAGCTCGCCGAGGCGATGCTGCGCGACCCGGCCCGCGTGGCGGTGACGCCGGTGGCCTCGACGGTGGATCGCATCGCCCAGCGCGCGATCCAGGTCGATTTCGCGGCCAAGCCGACGGTTCTCGCCCAGCTGCTGAAGCAGGAACCGGTCAACCGCGCCCTGGTCTTCACCCGCACCAAGCATGGCGCCGACAAGGTGGTGAAGAGCCTTGCCAAGGCCGGGATCGAGGCCAATGCGATCCACGGCAACAAGTCGCAGAACCACCGCGAGCGCACGCTGGCGGCGTTCCGTTCCGGCGAGATCCGCACGCTGGTGGCGACCGATATCGCCGCCCGCGGCATCGACGTCGACGGCGTCAGCCACGTCGTGAATTTCGACCTGCCCAACATCCCGGAGACCTACGTCCACCGCATCGGCCGCACGGCGCGCGCCGGCGCCGACGGCGTCGCGATCTCGCTGATCGCCGGTGCCGAGGAGATGGGCTATTTGCGCGACATCGAGCGGCTGATCCGCATTACCGTGCCGCGGGAAGACCGCCGGACACAGGGGGGCCGCGAGGCCGCCGCGCCGGCGCAGGCCACCCACCCGCACCGGGGCGGCCGTTCTGCGCCCCGCGCGCACAATGTCCGTGGGAATGAGGCCGCTCCAGGCGCAAAAGGCCCTCGCCGCCGCCGCCGTCGAGGTGGTAATAATGGCGCGCCGCAGACGAGCCGGGGCGAGTCGCCGCGTCCGTCGCAGGCCGGCAACAGCGAAGGCATTCAGGGCGTCGCCTTCTTGCATCGCGAGAGCCGGCCGAATCCGCAACACAACCGCAACAACCGACCGAAGCACTAG
- a CDS encoding TadE/TadG family type IV pilus assembly protein, with protein MKARAAALLRSVAALCNDRRGLAAVEFAFVLPLMLVLFFGTVEFSSGVAVDRKVTLMARAASDLTSQSTQVVDADLQNFFSASVGIMTPYDPTPTKVTLSEIYVDASKVARIQWSKAGVMATGATQATLTASSRSQGDVVTSVVPAALLVAGTYLIFSEVSYKYVPTVGYVMAKSGINLTDVAFTRPRQSVCVFYAPTSATMPTTCSTY; from the coding sequence ATGAAAGCCCGGGCAGCGGCCTTGCTGCGCTCCGTCGCGGCCCTCTGCAATGACCGCCGGGGCCTTGCCGCCGTCGAGTTCGCTTTCGTCCTGCCGCTGATGCTGGTGCTGTTCTTCGGCACCGTCGAGTTTTCATCCGGTGTCGCGGTCGACCGCAAGGTCACCTTGATGGCGCGCGCCGCGTCGGACCTGACCTCGCAGTCGACGCAGGTGGTGGACGCCGACCTGCAGAACTTCTTCAGCGCCAGCGTCGGCATCATGACGCCGTACGATCCGACGCCGACCAAGGTCACCTTGTCGGAAATCTACGTCGATGCCTCGAAGGTCGCGCGGATCCAGTGGAGCAAGGCCGGGGTGATGGCCACGGGCGCCACGCAGGCCACATTGACGGCCTCGAGCCGCAGTCAGGGCGATGTCGTGACCAGCGTCGTGCCGGCGGCGCTGCTGGTTGCGGGCACCTATCTGATCTTCAGCGAAGTCAGCTACAAATACGTTCCGACGGTCGGCTATGTGATGGCCAAGAGCGGCATCAATCTCACCGACGTCGCCTTTACGAGGCCGCGGCAGTCGGTTTGCGTGTTCTACGCCCCGACGTCCGCCACGATGCCGACGACCTGCTCGACCTATTAG
- the infA gene encoding translation initiation factor IF-1, producing MAKEELIQFEGLVTEILPDARYRVQLDAGHEIVAYTAGKMKKNRIKTLAGDRVTIEMSPYDLEKGRLIFRHKDERPSGAPGGPPRGGAQRGGQFRRR from the coding sequence ATGGCTAAGGAAGAGCTGATCCAGTTCGAAGGACTGGTGACCGAAATCCTCCCCGACGCTCGTTACCGGGTGCAACTCGATGCCGGGCACGAGATCGTCGCCTACACCGCCGGCAAGATGAAGAAAAACCGCATCAAGACGCTGGCCGGCGACCGTGTTACGATCGAAATGTCGCCCTACGATCTCGAAAAGGGGCGCCTGATCTTCCGGCACAAGGACGAACGTCCGAGCGGCGCGCCCGGCGGCCCGCCGCGGGGCGGAGCCCAGCGCGGCGGCCAGTTCCGCCGCCGATAA
- a CDS encoding sterol desaturase family protein, whose product MSTLPIEVIEMLGQTMMRVVPITIGLALFFTVLTHFWACNPGKPWWQKRELVTDICYWFFVPVFARVLRIGLLVVGAAAVFDVHGADELISFYENGHGPLAQLPLWLQSIIFLVASDFMLYWLHRMFHGGGFWKYHAIHHSSEDLEWISAARFHPVNLLIGTISVDVILLMAGISPNIMLWVGPFTTFHSAFVHANLNWTLGPFKYVIATPVFHRWHHTALEEGGDTNFAGTFPLWDILFGTFRMPEGKLPDDYGVDAEQGVPAEIGGQLAYPFRH is encoded by the coding sequence ATGTCCACCCTTCCGATCGAAGTCATCGAGATGCTCGGCCAGACGATGATGAGGGTGGTGCCGATCACGATCGGCCTCGCGTTGTTCTTCACGGTGCTGACCCACTTCTGGGCCTGCAATCCCGGCAAGCCGTGGTGGCAGAAGCGCGAGCTGGTCACGGACATCTGCTACTGGTTCTTCGTGCCGGTATTCGCCCGCGTGCTGCGCATCGGGCTGCTGGTGGTGGGCGCGGCCGCGGTGTTCGACGTGCACGGTGCCGACGAGCTGATCTCGTTCTACGAAAACGGACACGGCCCGCTGGCGCAGCTGCCGCTCTGGCTGCAATCGATCATCTTCCTGGTCGCTTCCGACTTCATGCTGTACTGGCTGCACCGGATGTTTCACGGCGGCGGCTTCTGGAAGTACCACGCCATTCATCATTCCTCCGAGGATCTCGAATGGATCTCGGCGGCGCGCTTCCATCCCGTCAATCTGCTGATCGGCACGATCTCGGTCGACGTGATCCTGCTGATGGCCGGCATCTCGCCGAACATCATGCTGTGGGTCGGTCCTTTCACTACATTCCACTCCGCCTTCGTGCACGCCAACCTGAACTGGACGCTCGGTCCGTTCAAATATGTGATCGCCACGCCGGTGTTTCATCGCTGGCATCACACCGCGCTCGAGGAAGGTGGCGACACCAATTTCGCCGGCACGTTTCCGCTCTGGGACATTCTGTTCGGGACATTCCGCATGCCCGAAGGCAAGCTTCCGGATGATTACGGCGTCGACGCCGAGCAGGGCGTGCCGGCCGAAATCGGCGGACAGCTGGCCTATCCGTTCCGTCATTGA